From one Rosa rugosa chromosome 4, drRosRugo1.1, whole genome shotgun sequence genomic stretch:
- the LOC133745383 gene encoding uncharacterized protein LOC133745383, with translation MLDLFLSEPNWKEDDSAEMRVSLLNKLESVIWSLMASGGRSEARLWLCNTIAGISSITHHHQRELFIDLLRSKPLKKRLATQLLHMIFDNRPQKAGSVIAKRSYALRKFFQGNPTRISQWFSKTGSGLRQGQGSNALSQFAFVNRDNCWEELEWKGKHGQSPAVVATKPHYFLDLDVQQTVENFLENVPEFWSSNEFSESLKGGEILIIDRNFFVLYFLDLMYKEDARDVWEVTNEFLEEERFSSLCKHLLITLEESDLCDFLKMLHKHVKPTVECKDPMDSSYLFEVVVSRCSNCGCFDQILLLNAVFNYGRQLLRLLRDEGAPEDQARLQDTVSEICAIPGSENSMAPIIKGGSKLKTIEAFKLMGLQSWVLFFSLSEKCQTPQSWESLFFDNEISFRKYDKYSFIHDDEVAEEGGSDLDYRGSKKVKRRKKTSSRRKRRRHFDHDDNELLDFDATNNRLDLHSSVGSWLLSLDGYSASWNSADLPEYLSKYCLSTWMKWALAQWDQ, from the exons ATGCTTGATTTGTTTCTGTCGGAGCCCAATTGGAAAGAAGATGACTCTGCTGAGATGAGAGTGTCTCTCTTGAACAAATTGGAATCTGTTATTTGGTCGTTGATGGCTTCTGGAGGTCGATCAGAGGCTAGACTATGGCTTTGCAACACTATAGCTGGCATAAGTTCTAtcactcatcatcatcaacgTGAGTTATTTATTGACTTGTTGAGATCTAAGCCGCTGAAGAAGCGCTTAGCAACTCAGCTCCTGCACATGATATTTGATAATAGGCCACAAAAGGCAGGGTCTGTCATAGCCAAGAGAAGTTATGCGCTTAGGAAATTTTTTCAAG GAAACCCAACACGAATATCTCAGTGGTTTTCCAAAACTGGTTCTGGATTGAGGCAGGGACAAGGTTCTAATGCGTTATCCCAATTTGCTTTTGTTAATCGAGATAATTGTTGGGAGGAGCTTGAGTGGAAGGGAAAACATGGGCAGTCACCGGCGGTAGTTGCTACAAAACCCCATTACTTTCTTGATTTGGACGTCCAGCAAACCGTAGAGAATTTCCTTGAAAATGTGCCTGAATTTTGGTCATCCAATGAGTTTTCTGAGTCACTTAAAGGTGGAGAAATTTTGATCATTGATAGAAACTTTTTTGTTCTATATTTTCTGGATTTGATGTACAAAGAAGATGCCAGAGATGTATGGGAAGTTACGAATGAGTTCCTGGAGGAGGAGCGCTTTTCTTCCCTGTGTAAACATCTTCTTATTACTCTTGAGGAGTCAGACTTATGTGATTTTCTTAAAATGCTTCATAAACATGTCAAGCCTACAGTAGAATGCAAAGATCCTATGGACTCCTCTTATTTGTTTGAAGTTGTAGTATCTAGGTGCAGTAATTGTGGGTGCTTTGATCAGATATTACTGTTAAATGCAGTTTTTAACTATGGACGCCAGCTTCTACGACTCTTACGAGATGAAGGAGCGCCCGAGGATCAAGCAAGATTACAAGATACTGTGTCCGAGATTTGTGCAATCCCAGGCAGTGAAAATAGCATGGCACCAATAATTAAAGGGGGTTCTAAACTGAAGACTATAGAAGCATTTAAATTGATGGGGCTTCAGTCATGGGTCCTCTTTTTTAGTTTATCAGAAAAATGCCAGACTCCTCAGTCTTGGGAATCATTATTTTTTGATAATGAAATAAGTTTTCGAAAGTATGATAAATATTCATTTATTCATGATGATGAAGTTGCTGAAGAAGGTGGTTCTGATTTGGATTATAGAGGGTCCAAAAAAGTTAAGCGAAGGAAAAAGACTAGTagtagaaggaaaagaagaaggcaCTTTGATCATGATGACAATGAGTTGCTGGATTTCGATGCTACAAATAATAGGCTGGATTTGCATTCTAGTGTGGGAAGCTGGTTGCTCTCACTTGATGGGTATTCTGCATCATGGAACAGT gcGGATTTACCCGAATATCTTTCCAAGTATTGCTTGTCTACATGGATGAAGTGGGCATTAGCACAGTGGGATCAGTGA